From Cyanobacteria bacterium GSL.Bin1, a single genomic window includes:
- the cysK gene encoding cysteine synthase A codes for MQIYNDITEIIGGTPLVRLNRLPQQYDCVAEIVLKLESLNPAKSVKDRISISMVAEAERSGLLKPGESTIIESTSGNTGIGLAMVCAAKGYRMILTIPENMSQERMQLIKAYGAEIVTTPAALDISGAIARANELLATIPNSFSPQQFSNPANPKIHYTTTGVELWEETDGNLDAVVVGVGTGGTLTGAGRYLKQRHPELQIIAIEPTLSPVLSGGSPHVHNLQGIGAGFIPDVLRVDLIDEVMIVSEEQAYQVGRELAQQEGILSGISTGAAVYAALELGQKAKWAGKRIVVIQPSGGERYLSTPLFAETAERVT; via the coding sequence AACGATATTACCGAAATTATCGGCGGGACTCCTCTGGTTCGGCTCAATCGTCTTCCTCAACAGTACGACTGTGTGGCGGAAATTGTGCTGAAGTTAGAAAGTTTGAATCCTGCTAAGTCAGTGAAAGACCGCATTTCCATTAGTATGGTTGCAGAAGCAGAGCGCAGCGGCTTACTCAAACCAGGAGAATCTACGATTATTGAATCCACATCAGGGAATACCGGTATTGGCTTGGCAATGGTTTGTGCTGCCAAGGGGTATCGCATGATTTTGACGATCCCAGAAAACATGAGTCAAGAACGTATGCAACTGATCAAAGCTTATGGGGCGGAAATTGTCACTACTCCAGCAGCCTTGGATATCTCAGGCGCGATCGCGCGAGCCAACGAACTTTTGGCAACCATTCCCAATTCCTTTTCTCCCCAACAGTTTAGCAATCCTGCCAATCCGAAAATCCATTACACGACTACGGGTGTGGAACTTTGGGAAGAGACTGATGGTAACTTGGATGCGGTGGTAGTTGGTGTGGGAACTGGTGGCACGTTAACGGGGGCTGGACGCTATTTGAAACAGCGCCACCCCGAACTACAAATCATCGCGATCGAACCCACGTTAAGTCCTGTTTTGAGTGGCGGTTCTCCCCACGTTCACAATTTACAAGGAATTGGTGCGGGCTTTATTCCCGATGTCTTGCGAGTGGATTTAATTGATGAAGTGATGATTGTCAGTGAAGAACAAGCCTATCAGGTGGGGCGAGAGTTAGCCCAACAGGAAGGGATTCTCAGTGGCATTTCCACGGGGGCAGCTGTTTATGCAGCCTTGGAACTGGGACAGAAAGCGAAGTGGGCGGGCAAACGCATTGTTGTCATTCAACCCAGTGGCGGAGAACGGTATTTAAGTACGCCTCTGTTTGCAGAAACGGCAGAAAGAGTAACCTGA